Sequence from the Chloroflexota bacterium genome:
CTGCTTGAAAGTGGGGTTATGCAAAGGTCTCCCCAGGGAGAGGGTGTATAGACTTCGCCTGTAAGCGTAGTAACGCAAAGATCTCCCAGGGAGTGGGTGCAGTGCGCGCCCATTGAGCGTATTGCCTTGATCTCAATGCGACAGCATTGGGGACAAGCCCCCGCGCTCCTGCTGATCAACGAGACTCGTAGATGCACGAGCAACGAAACAGTAGTCGCTTTCAGGAGCTTGGTCGTCCTGCAACCCGTGCAGAACAATAGCGAGAGAGGCTGGCGCTCGCCAGGCTAAGTGGAATCGTCAGTGTTTTCCGGCGGTCCGTTGCCGTCGCGGATCAGCGCCATGAGGTTTTCGGCGGCTTGGGAGACCGTGACCGGCGTCTTGGTGTCGACGCCGCGCTGGCGTAACTCGCCAAACAGTTCGCTCAGGATCGGCGGCGAGACATTGGCCTCCCGCAGCATCTCGTCCTGCTCGAAGAGGTCTTCCACGCAGTAGCGGCACACGATGCCGCGCTGGCCGTCCAGCACGTAGACGCCGTCGGAAATCGCTGGGATCAGGTCCAGGTGATGGGTGGAGATGATGAGCGTGGTGCCGCGCTCGCGGTTGAGGGTGTTGAGAAGAGCGATGAGGTCGTCAGGGAAAGCGGGATCGAGCCCCTCGAACGGCTCGTCGAGCACCAGCAACTCCGGCTGCATCACCAATGCGCCCGCCAGCGCCACGCGGCGCTTTTCGCCGGCCGAGAGGTAGTGGGGGACTTTGTCCTTGAGGTGCGCAATGCGCAGGGTTTCCATGACGGCGTCCGTGAGCCGCGCGACGTCCTCGGCTGGCATCCCGTAGTTTCGAGGTGAGAACGAAATGTCTTCCCAGACGGTTGGGGCCAGAATCTGGTACTCCACGTTCTGTAACACCACGCCGATGCGCTGGCGGATTTTGATGAAATCCCTGCCGGGATCGTGTCCCAAAACCTGCACCACGCCCTCGCTGGGCCGCAGCATGCCGAGCAGCAAGAGGAAGAGGGTGCTCTTGCCCGCGCCGTTCGCGCCCACTACCGCCACGCGGTCGCCCGGCCAGATGGCAAGATCGCATCCGGCCAGATCCACTTCCGTGCCGTCGGCATAGGAGTGGCGAAGATTGTGCGTCTTGACGAGCGGCTGCACAGTGTGTTCTACCTCAATACAATTGTCATCTTTCCTGTCATTATAGTACGTGGAAAACGTGATTGGAAACGTGGCTTGGCAACGAGTCCTTTGCCTGTCACTGCATTCCTGTGTGCCATCTGCGCGAGAACGCGCCTCCAGACCGCACGGCTGCCCGCTCAACGGTTTATTCTGAATGCGAGAGTGTATAAAGTACGTATCGCAAAACAGCGTAAATGTCAGGTAGTTCATTGACGGATTTGGTGGAAAGTGTTGTGGGTCTAGCGTCGTACATACCACTGCACATGTCATACCTGAAAGTGTCAGTAAATTCGTTGACAGATCTGATAGAAGAATTATGGGAGTAGACTCTGTGCTTGCCTGCGTACATGTCATTCCGAACGGAGCGCAGCGGAGTGAGGAATCTCGTGTGTGAGTCCACTAAACTGCGTACAGCATGGCATTAGATTCCGCGAACATCGTTCGGCGCTTGGCTCGGAATTGTAAATGTCAGGTAATTCGTTGACAGATTCAAGTACGAAAGCATCCTTCCGCAGTGCTAGACATGACTAGTACACATGTCATTCCGAACGAAGCGCAGCGAAGAGAGGAATCTAGTGTGCTGAAGCCGCTAAAGTGCGTTGAGCAGGGACCCTAGATTCCTCGCTCCGCTCGGAATGACATGCACCGTCAACTCCTCAGAATGGAAAGTGGATTCTGTCAACGAATTATTCAACACTCACAACAAAGATATCTTCTTGCGAGATCTTAGCCGATCTGCGTGACTGTTACCTCTTATCAAGGATTTAGAGGCTTGGTACTCTCTCCTAGGCGCAATTGCGTGCGAAACGCAACTTCGAAACGGTTGTAGACTGACATTCTTCCGCACTTGCCAAGCCAAGAGCCACCGGTGTACGACACTATGACACGAGAAGACATCTTCGCTGCGGTCCAATGCCGCGTCGCAGAGGAAGACCTATTTGCGGCCAGCGCATACGTGCTAGGCGTCGGCGCCACGCAGGCAGTCGTCGCGGCTTTCGAGAATCTCATCCTCGATTGCTATCACAGGGCCAAGTCAGTTGAACAAGTGCTCCACTTTGGCAGTGCCGGTATTCACTATTGCCTGGCAAGCGCGCAAGAACTAGACAGCCATGACGATGCCGCCGCCAGAGAACTCCGGTACGCGGCCAAGCGCATGGCGACGAACGTGGCATCTTTCACGTGGCCCGGCTGGGATGAACCGGGCGTGACGATCTCACCTGAGCTAATGCAACAAGGGATGATGTTTGCCCGCTACAGCGTGCGCCAACTCCATGAACTCGACCCGACCGCAGAACAACTAGCATTCACCTACTGGTTTCTGGGCGCTCATCTCATGGCTGGCAGGCAGTATGCGGAGGCCCTGACTGTGTTTGAAGCAGCCCATGCGTACAATCAAGAGCACGGCAGCGACCCTGAAGGCCGACTGATGCTGGAAGGTTACATCGGACTGACAAAGCTGCTTGCCGGTCAAGAGCAGTGTGGCGACACCGAATATTGCGCCGCAATTACCGCTCTACAGGTGCGCGACAGCGAAGATGCTCAATTCTATGCCGAGCAACTCAAAACCGTCCGCGCCGTTCTTGCGTCACGTGAATAGCCTTCAAACCATAGCCTTCAAACCGGCGACCCAGGCATGGGCAACACCATGAATGCCCCCTAGTCAGCGGTCTCGCTAACAGGAGAAGGCGCAGACTTCCCCTCACCCCGGCCCTCTCCCCGAGGAGAGGGAGTCTATTCGTCTGGCGGCCCGGGTTGTGCGGAGATCTCCGGGGCGAGAGGGTTGTTGCTGTGGCAGCGCGCGTTCAATTGCGCACAATTACGCCGCACGCTACACGACCGCCGGCCCCGGCATCCTCGCCATACGTGTCGGGTTTCTCATGGATGATGATCGCGGAACCGTCCTCGTCGAAGAGCGAGTGGGCGAGGTCCGCCGTCAGGGTCACGTCGCTCGTGAAGACATCAACGCGCACCGTACCGTCGGCTGCCGCGTAGATGTTTGGCAAGTCACCGGCGTGGAAACCGCCTTCATGCGCGTAGCCGTGGCCACGTCCTTTGGGCGTGAAGTGATCTCCGGCCGCCGCGAAATCGGGCGTGCAGCTACCCGTCTCATGGATGTGGAAGCCGTGGCCGCCCGGCGTCAAACCGCTTACGTCTGCCGCGATGATTACGCCATGCGGCCCTTGGGTCAGGGTTACCGTGCCCATGGCGGCGCCGTCCGGCGCGGCCATCTGTGCCGTGGCCGTCGCGCCCACCGCCAGCGGTGCGGCCGGTACTTCCCGCACTTGCACCGCACAACCTGTCGTGAGGAGCAGCGCCGCGGCAGCGAGTAGTGGAAAAGCAACTCTATCGAATAGACGCACCGTGTTCTCCTTTCGCGTATTGCAAACAACTACGCACATGATACAAGATAGAGTGTGAGCGCGCTTCTGCCAACAACGCGCATGTCCGAGCGTGGTGGGCGCTTTTCCCGAACTCGCTGCCGCGGCACACCAGAGGGCGCAGGTTGCAAACCTGCGCTACCGGTACGTCTACCCCTCATTACCGGCTCGTCGGGCCACCGTTGACAAAGAGGGACGCCACAATACATGACACAGAGCAGAGTCCAGCGATCCCTCGATCTCTACCAAAAGGCGGAGCAGCTTATCCCCGGCAGGACGCAACTCATCAGCCGCCGGTCGAGTAGTTTTGCCCACCCCATCAGCCCGATCTATGCCGCGCATGCCAAGGGCTCGCGCTTCACGGACGTTGACGGCAACGAGTACATCGACTGGATGAACGCCGTGACGGCCATCATCCTCGGTCACGCCGAAGACGTGGTGGACGCCGCCGTGAAGGCGCAGATCGACAAAGGCAGCCTCTATAGCCTGAACAGCCCCCTGGAAGTGGAGCTTGCGGAGATCCTAGTGGACACCATCCCCAGCGCGGAGATGGTGCGCTACACCAAGGGCGGCGGCGAGGCGTGCGCCGTAGCCGTCCGCATTGCCCGCGGCACTACCGGCAAAGATAAGATTCTCTTCTCCGGTTATCACGGCTGGCACGACTGGTACCAATCGGCCAACTACCTCGCCGACCCGGAAACCGATGAATTTCCCTTCGCGGGCATCGAACCCATCGGCGTGCCCCGGGCGCTGGCAGGCACCGCGGTCCCCTTCACCTATGGCGATCTTGCTAGCCTGGAAAGTGCCTTTGCGGAACACACAGGCGAGGTTGCGGCGGTAATGATGGAAGCAATGCGCTCCGAGCCGCCGGACCCGGGCTATCTGGAAGCGGTCAAGTCCATGTGTCACGCCAACGACGCGCTCTTCATTCTCGACGAAGTGTCATCAGGCTGGCGCTTGTCCCTTGGCGGCGCGCAGGAGTGGCTCGGTGTCACGCCCGATATGGCCACCTTTGCCAAGTCCATGTCGAACGGCTACGCCATGGGCTGCGTAGTGGGTACCCGCGCGGCGATGGAACCCGCCGGTCGCATGTTCGTTTCAAGTTCGTACTGGAGCGAGACCGTGGGTCTCGCGGCGTCGATCGCGACCATCGGCGAGCTCAAGCGGCGCGACGGGCCCGCGCGCTTCAAGGAAATCGGCGAGAAGGTGCGGGCGGCGCTGCAGGACGCCATAGCATCGGTCGGCATTGCGGCTTCTGTCACCGGCGTCCACACCCTGCCGACGCTGGTATTCGACCTGCCGGAAACCGACTTGAAGAAGCCGATTGAGACGCTCTTCATCCAGGAAATGGTGAAGCGCGGCATCTTCTGTCCGATGACGTTCACGGCCACGCTGGCGCACACCGATACGGACATTGCACGGACTGCCGCGGCTGCGGCGGAGTCTTTGGAGATCGTGAAACGCGCTCTCGCCGGGGAGCTAGACACGCTGCTGGAAGCCGAGACGAAGCGCGAGCCGTTTCGCCGTCTCGTGCGGTAAAGCCCAGAGCTAAGGTTCTGAGCGGACGGGCATGCGGCGCGGCTCCTCGTGCGCAGGAGTGCAAGTTCGCCCTTAAAACTAGAAAGAGGAGTCACGCGGCGGCATGGAAGCGGGCCGGATTAGGCTTTCGGTAATCATCGTCTCGTACAACACGCGGGAACTCTTAGCGCGTTGCCTCGCGTCTATTGCCGCGGAGCCACAACCACCTGATGAGGTTATTGTGGTGGACAATGCGTCCGCCGACGACAGCGTGGTCATGGTGCGCGAGCAATTTCCCCACGTCCAGGTGATTGCCAATGCGGAGAACCGGGGCTTTGCTGCAGCGACCAATCAAGGCTTGCAGTCCGCGACCGGCGACTTTCTCTGCCTGCTCAACCCGGACACTGAGCTCTTCCCCGGCGCTTTGGCTGCGCTCGCTGCCTTCCTTGCAGCGCACGCGGAGGTTGGCGTGGCGGGGCCGACATTACTCCACACCGACGGCACGTATCAACACGCAGCCTTCCGCTTTCCCACACTGCCTATGGCGTTAATTGACTTCTTTCCCCTCAACCATCGCCTGCTGAACTCGCGTTTGAACGGGCGGTACCCGTTCAGGCTCTACGAGCACCCTTTCGCCATGGACCATCCACTCGGGGCATGCATGATGGTGCGGCGCGAGGCGTGCGCCGACGTGGGCCTGCTGGATGAACGGTTCTTCATGTACTGCGAGGAGATCGACTGGTGCCGCCGCATCAAGCAGGCGGATTGGGAAATCATGCACGTACCCGGCGCGCGCGTAGTGCACCACGGCGGTCAGAGCACCAAGCAGACCGCCGGACGCATGTTCGTGGAGTTGCATCGCAGCCGCTTCCGTCTCTTCGCCAAGCACCATGGGAGGGGCTATCAATGTGCAGCCCGAGCAATCGTGACGGTCGGCATGCTATGGCAACTCATCGGCCTGCTGCCGCAAAGGGTGCGTCACTTCCGCGACCAAATCCTCCAAGACCGCTGGCGAAGCCGTCTGCAGGTGCTGGCGCTTGCGCTCAAGGGCGAAAACTAGCCGATGCCACCAATTCTAAAGTCGGCCCTTAGCATGCAATCCTCTCGCTCTTGCGCAAGTGAGGTTCCCTCTTCGGCGAAACCTCGAACCGGCATTACGGCGGCGGTGCTAACGCGCAACGTGGAGGCAGAAATAGACGCGTGCCTTGCTACCCTTACCTGGGCCGATAGCATTGTCGTCGTGGACGATTTCAGCACAGACGATACGCCCGCCATCTGCGAACGCTTCGGCGCCCGTGTATTCGAGCGCAAACTAGATAGCCTGGCAATACAGCGCAACTTCGCCCTGAAGCACGTGCAGTCCCCGTGGGTGCTCTTCGTGGATTCAGACGAGCGTGTGCCGCCAGCCCTGGCGGAAGAAATCCGTATGGCGGTGTCCGATGAGGCCATTGTCGGGTATTGGATTCCACGCAAGAATCTCTTTGGGAATCGCTGGATGCGTTACGCTGGTTGGGGGCCCGATCATCAACTTAGGCTCTTTCGCGTAGACAAGGGTCGCTACAATCCCACGCACTATACGCACGAAGTTGCCCTACTCACCGGACCCGATGAACGACTCAATGAGCAGCTCATCCACTTTAATTTCCGATCGGTGCGGCACTTCGTTGCCAAGCAGCATTTCCACGCCAGACTTGAGGCGCGTCGGTTCTGGCTCGATGGGCAACGGGTGCGCTGGCGCAACTATATTCTGCAACCCTTGCGCGCGTTTAATCGTCGTTACTTTACGTGGCGAGGCTATGCAGATGGTTGGCTGGGGTTCGCGCTGAGCGCGGCGATGGTCTATTTTGAATGGCGCACGTATCGTAACCTCGCCGCTTTGGAACGGGACCCCACGACGCGGGTGTGGCAGGAGTTTCGCGCCCTACCGGCGGCAACGTGCGATGTATCCGTAGTGATCGTCTCGTATAACGTGGCCGACTTGCTCGCAAGTGCCATCGAATCGGTTTTGGCCGACATGGAGCGCGCCGGCATCGCTGGCGAAGTAATCGTCGTGGACAATGCCTCACAGGATGATAGTGTGGCAACGGTAAGCGCGAGATTCCCCAACGTGCGCCTGATCGAAAACTCCACGAATGTGGGTTTCGGGTGCGCGGCAAACCAGGGGATGCTCGCCGCCAGTGGTGAATTGGTGGTCGTTTTGAATCCCGATGCGAGCGTTCAGCCCGGTTTCTTCGCCGCAGTCCGAGACTATCTGGTACAGGAGCAGCATGTCGGGCTGTTGGGCCCACATATTGTCCAAGCAGATGGTACCACCCAGTCGACCTGCCGCCGATCTTATTCGCTTGTCACCGCACTCTTGGAAAGCACGCCGCTCCAGTGGTGGTTTGGCGAGATGCCCGCTCTGCAACGCTTTTACTGCCGCAACCTCGATGAAACCCAAGCAGCCAAGGTTGCTTGGGTGGTAGGCGCTTGCCTCGTCGTGCGGCGGGAGGTGCTGAAAGCAGTGGGCGGCTTCGATCCGCGCTTCTTCATGTACTTCGAAGAGACCGATTGGTGCCGCCGGGTGAGAGAAGCGGGTTGGGACGTGGGCTATTTTCCCGGAGCGCACGCGCTGCACCACGAGAGCCAGAGCGCCGACCAGGACCTCATCGCCCGCGCCCTGAACTTCCACCGCAGTCGTCATATGTTCATGGCCAAGGAGCGCGGCCGCTTGGTTGCATTGCTATTGCGGGCCGTGATCGGTATCTTGTTTGCCGTCTACACCGTCCAGCAGGCCGCGAAGGTGCCAATAAAGCGACACAACCGAGAACTACGCAAGAACGTCGCCGTGCTCGCACACGTGACACTGTGGTACCTTACCGGCTTCCCGGGCCGGAGACGGCATCACGTATAATACACGCGAAAGTGCTGTCCACGAAGCATCGCCGCGACGGTTTGCGTCTTGCGGCTCCAAGTCCTACTGGCCGCCTGCTTGATTGGCTCGCTCACTGATCCCATGCGTGTACTCTTCATCACAGGCGAATATCCTCCCCTACAGGGCGGCATTGCCGACTACACGGCGGCGCTGCGGGCGGAACTCCGCGCGCTGGACGTCACCAGCGAGGTGCTGACCGACTCCGCCTGCGCCAGTACGGAGCCTACCGTGCATCCCGTAGTGAGCACATGGAGCTTTCCTTTCTGGAGTATCGCCCAACAGATCATCAGCGAACGCCAGATTGACGTGGTGCACATTCAGTACCAGACCGCGGCTTTCGACCTAAACCCTGCCATCAACCTGCTGCCGTGGTATCTGCGGCGGCGCACGCTGCGCCCGGCCATCGTCACCACGTTCCACGATCTTCATGAGCCCTATCTCTTTCCAAAAGCGGGTCCCGCCCGCCGTTGGGTGACCCGCATGCTCGGTCGTCACAGCGACTCACTCGTTTTCACAACGCAAGCTGACCGTGAAGCGTGGGGCGCAGCGGGGGGTGCGGGCAAGCGTCTTGCGGAGAAGACTCCAACCCACCAGATCGACATCGGGGCGAACATTGCCGAAGTCCCCATCACCGCGGAGCGGCGGCAAGCGCTCCGTGCCGAGTGTGGTGTCGCGCCCGAAGCTTTCCTGGTGGGATTCTTCGGCTTCGTTAACCACACCAAAGGGCTCGATACGCTCTTTAAGGCGGTGCGCCTGCTGCGCGACCGGCAGATTCCCGTACAAGTGCTCATCGTTGGCGGCAGCCTGGGCGACAGCGATCCGACCAATGCCGTTTACAAGGAGCACCTGGAACGCATAATTCGCAGGCTGGACTTGGACATGGGAGATATTCTGCTCAGCACAGGCTACCTGGAGGCGGCGGATGCGTCGCGTGCGCTGGCCACCTGCGACGCGTTGGCCCTGCCCTTCACGGACGGAGTATCCTTGCGCCGCGGAAGCCTGCTGGCGGCGCTTGACCATGGCCTGCCGGTGGTGAGCACCAATCCCAAACCACCGTCGCCGGAGATTCAAGAGAGCGGCGCTATGTTGCTCGTGCCTGCCGACGACCCACCGGCCCTCAGCGACGCGCTCTACCGCCTCTACGAAAACCCAGCGCTGGGCGAGACCCTCGGCGCCGCCGCCCGGCAGTTTGCCCAACGCTTCTCATGGCACCGCATCGCCGAACACAACCTGGCTGTGTACACAGAAGCCTGCCGACTTAGGTAGTCGCCGCAAAATTCGAGCCTAGAAGTGTTGCTATGCTTTTCAGGAATCCTTGGCATGACATTGGCCAATAGGCTTGAGAATACCTTTCTCCTTGGAGACCTTTGCGACTCTCATCTTCAGGCGAGAAAACCTCCCTTTCCTGGGGGAGAGGGAACTATTTCGCTACCGCTTGAGTTGCGCAAAGGTCTCCGTAGGGGCAAGAGGCGGGGGGCAAGCCCCAATGTTGTCGCATTAAACATAATGGCGCTGAGCACCGCGCCTCATATCCCCGGTAGCGCACGCCCTTCGACAGAGCCTGTGCTGAGCCTGCCGCAGTGCTCAGGACCGGTTTACAACCCCGTATCGAGTACGGGGCAGGCTCTGCGCCGCGGTAGGGTCACTCTATCTGCAGTGGCTCCCTCATGCGAGATTGCTGCCGGAGAGTGCGCTCTGTGCTCCCACTCAGGCGGGGGACAAGCCCCCGCGCTACTGCTAATCCTCGTTCTAATGTGATAAGAGGAGCTACAGACAATAGGACTCAATTTGGATAGCGGATTCGCAGCGACTACTCTGAGTGCGAGTGCAGCAGGAGGGTCGGTTATATGGAAAAACGCCGCATCCCCAGCGCAGACTGCCCAAAGCCTATGAATGGGTTTCCGGCGGTATGGCCGTGATGCGCCGCAGGGCTTCCTGGTACTTGGCGCTGGTTCTCTGGATGATGTCGTCGGGGAGCGTGGGGGCGGGGGGTTCCATGTCCCAGCCGCTTTGGCGCAGCCACTCGCGGACGAATTCCTTATCGTAGCTGGGCTGGGGATGGCCGGGTTCATAGATGTCGGTATCCCAGTAGCGTGACGAATCCGGCGTAAACGCCTCGTCGATCAGCATGAGTGCGCCCTCGTACAGACCGAACTCGAACTTCGTATCGGCCACGATCAGGCCGGCCTTTTGGGCCTCGGCGCGCCCGAAGTTATAGATTTCGATCGAAGTGGATTCGAGTTGCGCCGCGAGTTCCGTGCCGATACGCGAGGCCAATTCCGCCCGGGAGATGTTCTCATCGTGACCGGATTCAGCCTTGGTCGCAGGCGTAAAGATGGGCTCAGGGAATTCCTGGCTCTCCACCATTCCCGGCGGCAGTTTGTGACCACAGACCTCGCCGGTGCGCACATAGTCGCGCCAACCGGAACCGGCCAGATACCCGCGCACGACGCACTCGGCCTCGATGCGTTCCGCCTTGTGCACCAGCATGCTGCGCCCAGCGAGCATCTCGCTGTCGGCCTGCAGTTCCGCGGGATACGCCGTCACGTCGGTGGTGATGAGGTGGTTGGGAACCAGGTGCCCCATGCGCCGAAACCAGAAGGCGGAAAGTTGATTGAGCACCCGCCCTTTTTCCGGGACGCCCATGGGCAAGACGACGTCGAACGCTGAAATGCGGTCGGTGGTGACGATGAGCAAGTGCTCGACCAGATCGTAGATGTCGCGCACTTTGCCGCGCGCGAAACGGGGTACGGGAAGCGCCGTTTCCAGAATCACGTCAGCCATCGTCAGCTATCTTCTCCGGCCTCATTGCCCGTCCTGATCCTCACCCTCTATCATATACTGTGGAGGCCAAACGGGCTTCCAGGGCGACTCAAGCAACCACACAGAGGTGACAATGGAAATAACGAAACACCAACCCGGCATGTTCAGCTTTGCGGATCTGGGCACACCCGATCTCGCAGCCTCTAAGCAATTCTATACGGCGTTTCTGGACCTGGAACTGTTAGAAATGCCGCTTCCCGACGGCACGGAATTTTGCATGCTCCGCAAGCGGGGCAAGAGCGCGTTTTCGCTGTACGCAATGCCGGACGAGATGAAGCAGATGACCGGCGGCCGGCCGGTGTGGCAGAGCTACTTCACGGTCGTGAGCGCCGACGAAACATCAGCAAGAATCAAGGAATTGGGCGGCACCGTGGCGCAGGAGCCATTTGACGTCATGGACGCGGGACGCCTGCTCGTCGCCCAGGACCCCACGGGCGCCCCATTCTCCGTCTGGCAGCCTGGCACCCAGATCGGCGCCGAGGTCTTCGGCGAGCACGGCGCGCTGGCGTGGAACGAACTCTATACCCGCGATACGGCAGCCGCTGGGGATTTCTACACGGGCCTCTTCGGCTGGTCGGTGGTGAAAACGCAGAGCGGCGACGGCGGCGAGTACAACCTGTTTAGTATTGGCGACAGACCGGCAGCCGGCATGATGGCAATTCGAGAGGAATGGGGTCCAATGCCCCCGAATTGGTCCATCTACCTCGCCGTTGCCAATCTGGACGCATCGCTGGAGAAGCTGCAGAGCCTCGGCGGGCAGCAGATTTCCCCTGCCATGGCGGTGGAGGGCGTGGGACGCTTTGCCTTTATTTGTGATCCCCAAGGCGCTTATTGCACCATCATCGAACCGGTGCCGCACGACGAATAGGCTCGACATCGATCCCGGGAACGCTGCACCCAACTTGCCCCTTGGCCCCGTTTACCATTCGTCCTGAGTATCGTCTATCGTTCGTGCTGAACATCGCTTGCCGTTTGTGCTGAATACCGTTTACCGTTCATCCTGAACATCGTTTACCGTTCGTGCTGAGCTTGTCGAAGCATGAACGGTAAACAGAGATCGCCCGCTCGAACGATCGCCGGTGTCGGCCTGACCCCTCACGCCAGCCCCATGCGCTTGTACGACGCCTCGATGTTGCGCACGTGATGGCGCACGTCAAAGAGCGCGTCAATCTCGCCTTCATCCAGATGTTCGCGCACCCGCGCGTCGTCCTTGAGGAGTGAGCCGAAGTCCGCGCCGGTTTCCCACGCGGCGGTGGCGTGCTCCTGGACGATGGTGTAGGCATTCTGTCGCGTGAGCCCGCAATTGACCAGGGCCAAGAGCACTGACTCGCTGTAGACGAGGCCGCGTGTTTGGTTGAGGTTGCGCAGCATGTTCTCGGGGTACACCTGCAAATCTGCCATGACGCGGGTAAACAGCGCGAGCATGTAGTCGAGAACAGTGCACGAATCGGGGAGAATGACGCGTTCAGGCGCGGAGTTGGTGATGTCGCGTTCGTGCCAGAGGGCCACGTTTTCCAGCGCCGTTAGCGCGTAGGACCGCATCAGGCG
This genomic interval carries:
- a CDS encoding glycosyltransferase family 4 protein; the encoded protein is MRLQVLLAACLIGSLTDPMRVLFITGEYPPLQGGIADYTAALRAELRALDVTSEVLTDSACASTEPTVHPVVSTWSFPFWSIAQQIISERQIDVVHIQYQTAAFDLNPAINLLPWYLRRRTLRPAIVTTFHDLHEPYLFPKAGPARRWVTRMLGRHSDSLVFTTQADREAWGAAGGAGKRLAEKTPTHQIDIGANIAEVPITAERRQALRAECGVAPEAFLVGFFGFVNHTKGLDTLFKAVRLLRDRQIPVQVLIVGGSLGDSDPTNAVYKEHLERIIRRLDLDMGDILLSTGYLEAADASRALATCDALALPFTDGVSLRRGSLLAALDHGLPVVSTNPKPPSPEIQESGAMLLVPADDPPALSDALYRLYENPALGETLGAAARQFAQRFSWHRIAEHNLAVYTEACRLR
- a CDS encoding glycosyltransferase family 2 protein, whose amino-acid sequence is MEAGRIRLSVIIVSYNTRELLARCLASIAAEPQPPDEVIVVDNASADDSVVMVREQFPHVQVIANAENRGFAAATNQGLQSATGDFLCLLNPDTELFPGALAALAAFLAAHAEVGVAGPTLLHTDGTYQHAAFRFPTLPMALIDFFPLNHRLLNSRLNGRYPFRLYEHPFAMDHPLGACMMVRREACADVGLLDERFFMYCEEIDWCRRIKQADWEIMHVPGARVVHHGGQSTKQTAGRMFVELHRSRFRLFAKHHGRGYQCAARAIVTVGMLWQLIGLLPQRVRHFRDQILQDRWRSRLQVLALALKGEN
- a CDS encoding aminotransferase class III-fold pyridoxal phosphate-dependent enzyme: MTQSRVQRSLDLYQKAEQLIPGRTQLISRRSSSFAHPISPIYAAHAKGSRFTDVDGNEYIDWMNAVTAIILGHAEDVVDAAVKAQIDKGSLYSLNSPLEVELAEILVDTIPSAEMVRYTKGGGEACAVAVRIARGTTGKDKILFSGYHGWHDWYQSANYLADPETDEFPFAGIEPIGVPRALAGTAVPFTYGDLASLESAFAEHTGEVAAVMMEAMRSEPPDPGYLEAVKSMCHANDALFILDEVSSGWRLSLGGAQEWLGVTPDMATFAKSMSNGYAMGCVVGTRAAMEPAGRMFVSSSYWSETVGLAASIATIGELKRRDGPARFKEIGEKVRAALQDAIASVGIAASVTGVHTLPTLVFDLPETDLKKPIETLFIQEMVKRGIFCPMTFTATLAHTDTDIARTAAAAAESLEIVKRALAGELDTLLEAETKREPFRRLVR
- a CDS encoding VOC family protein; amino-acid sequence: MEITKHQPGMFSFADLGTPDLAASKQFYTAFLDLELLEMPLPDGTEFCMLRKRGKSAFSLYAMPDEMKQMTGGRPVWQSYFTVVSADETSARIKELGGTVAQEPFDVMDAGRLLVAQDPTGAPFSVWQPGTQIGAEVFGEHGALAWNELYTRDTAAAGDFYTGLFGWSVVKTQSGDGGEYNLFSIGDRPAAGMMAIREEWGPMPPNWSIYLAVANLDASLEKLQSLGGQQISPAMAVEGVGRFAFICDPQGAYCTIIEPVPHDE
- a CDS encoding ABC transporter ATP-binding protein, which encodes MNYLTFTLFCDTYFIHSRIQNKPLSGQPCGLEARSRADGTQECSDRQRTRCQATFPITFSTYYNDRKDDNCIEVEHTVQPLVKTHNLRHSYADGTEVDLAGCDLAIWPGDRVAVVGANGAGKSTLFLLLLGMLRPSEGVVQVLGHDPGRDFIKIRQRIGVVLQNVEYQILAPTVWEDISFSPRNYGMPAEDVARLTDAVMETLRIAHLKDKVPHYLSAGEKRRVALAGALVMQPELLVLDEPFEGLDPAFPDDLIALLNTLNRERGTTLIISTHHLDLIPAISDGVYVLDGQRGIVCRYCVEDLFEQDEMLREANVSPPILSELFGELRQRGVDTKTPVTVSQAAENLMALIRDGNGPPENTDDST
- a CDS encoding phosphoribosylaminoimidazolesuccinocarboxamide synthase, producing MADVILETALPVPRFARGKVRDIYDLVEHLLIVTTDRISAFDVVLPMGVPEKGRVLNQLSAFWFRRMGHLVPNHLITTDVTAYPAELQADSEMLAGRSMLVHKAERIEAECVVRGYLAGSGWRDYVRTGEVCGHKLPPGMVESQEFPEPIFTPATKAESGHDENISRAELASRIGTELAAQLESTSIEIYNFGRAEAQKAGLIVADTKFEFGLYEGALMLIDEAFTPDSSRYWDTDIYEPGHPQPSYDKEFVREWLRQSGWDMEPPAPTLPDDIIQRTSAKYQEALRRITAIPPETHS
- a CDS encoding superoxide dismutase family protein; the protein is MRLFDRVAFPLLAAAALLLTTGCAVQVREVPAAPLAVGATATAQMAAPDGAAMGTVTLTQGPHGVIIAADVSGLTPGGHGFHIHETGSCTPDFAAAGDHFTPKGRGHGYAHEGGFHAGDLPNIYAAADGTVRVDVFTSDVTLTADLAHSLFDEDGSAIIIHEKPDTYGEDAGAGGRVACGVIVRN
- a CDS encoding glycosyltransferase, coding for MQSSRSCASEVPSSAKPRTGITAAVLTRNVEAEIDACLATLTWADSIVVVDDFSTDDTPAICERFGARVFERKLDSLAIQRNFALKHVQSPWVLFVDSDERVPPALAEEIRMAVSDEAIVGYWIPRKNLFGNRWMRYAGWGPDHQLRLFRVDKGRYNPTHYTHEVALLTGPDERLNEQLIHFNFRSVRHFVAKQHFHARLEARRFWLDGQRVRWRNYILQPLRAFNRRYFTWRGYADGWLGFALSAAMVYFEWRTYRNLAALERDPTTRVWQEFRALPAATCDVSVVIVSYNVADLLASAIESVLADMERAGIAGEVIVVDNASQDDSVATVSARFPNVRLIENSTNVGFGCAANQGMLAASGELVVVLNPDASVQPGFFAAVRDYLVQEQHVGLLGPHIVQADGTTQSTCRRSYSLVTALLESTPLQWWFGEMPALQRFYCRNLDETQAAKVAWVVGACLVVRREVLKAVGGFDPRFFMYFEETDWCRRVREAGWDVGYFPGAHALHHESQSADQDLIARALNFHRSRHMFMAKERGRLVALLLRAVIGILFAVYTVQQAAKVPIKRHNRELRKNVAVLAHVTLWYLTGFPGRRRHHV